A genomic segment from Bubalus bubalis isolate 160015118507 breed Murrah chromosome 5, NDDB_SH_1, whole genome shotgun sequence encodes:
- the HNRNPU gene encoding heterogeneous nuclear ribonucleoprotein U isoform X1, with the protein MSSSPVNVKKLKVSELKEELKKRRLSDKGLKAELMERLQAALDDEEAGGRPAMEPGNGSLDLGGDSAGRSGAGLEQEAAAGGDDDEEEEEEEEEGIAALDGDQMELGEENGAAGAADSGPMEEEEAASEDENGDDQGFQEGEDELGEEEEGAGDENGHGEQQPQPPAAPQQQPQQQRGAAKEAAGKSSGPTSLFAVTVAPPGARQGQQQAGGKKKAEGGGGGGRPGAPAAGDGKTEQKGGDKKRGVKRPREDHGRGYFEYIEENKYSRAKSPQPPVEEEDEHFDDTVVCLDTYNCDLHFKISRDRLSASSLTMESFAFLWAGGRASYGVSKGKVCFEMKVTEKIPVRHLYTKDIDIHEVRIGWSLTTSGMLLGEEEFSYGYSLKGIKTCNCETEDYGEKFDENDVITCFANFESDEVELSYAKNGQDLGVAFKISKEVLAGRPLFPHVLCHNCAVEFNFGQKEKPYFPIPEDYTFIQNVPLEDRVRGPKGPEEKKDCEVVMMIGLPGAGKTTWVTKHAAENPGKYNILGTNTIMDKMMVAGFKKQMADTGKLNTLLQRAPQCLGKFIEIAARKKRNFILDQTNVSAAAQRRKMCLFAGFQRKAVVVCPKDEDYKQRTQKKAEVEGKDLPEHAVLKMKGNFTLPEVAECFDEITYVELQKEEAQKLLEQYKEESKKALPPEKKQNTGSKKSNKNKSGKNQFNRGGGHRGRGGFNMRGGNFRGGAPGNRGGYNRRGSMPQRGGGGGGSGGIGYPYPRGPVFPSRGGYSNRGNYNRGGMPNRGNYNQNFRGRGNNRGYKNQSQGYNQWQQGQFWGQKPWSQHYHQGYY; encoded by the exons ATGAGTTCCTCGCCTGTTAATGTGAAAAAGCTGAAGGTGTCGGAGCTGAAGGAGGAGCTCAAGAAGCGGCGCCTGTCCGACAAGGGCCTCAAGGCCGAGCTCATGGAGCGTCTCCAGGCCGCGCTGGACGACGAGGAGGCCGGGGGCCGCCCCGCCATGGAGCCCGGGAACGGCAGCCTAGACCTGGGCGGGGATTCCGCCGGGCGCTCGGGAGCAGGCCTCGAGCAGGAGGCCGCGGCTGGCGGCGACGACgacgaggaggaagaggaggaggaggaggaagggatcgCCGCCTTGGATGGCGACCAGATGGAGCTCGGGGAGGAGAACGGCGCCGCGGGGGCGGCCGACTCGGGCCcgatggaggaggaagaggccgCCTCGGAGGACGAGAACGGCGACGACCAGGGCTTCCAGGAAGGGGAGGATGAGCTCGGCGAAGAGGAAGAAGGCGCGGGCGATGAGAACGGGCACGGGGAGCAGCAGCCTCAACCGCCGGCGGCGCCGCAGCAACAACCCCAGCAGCAGCGCGGGGCCGCCAAGGAGGCCGCGGGGAAGAGCAGCGGCCCCACGTCGCTGTTCGCGGTGACGGTGGCGCCGCCCGGGGCGAGACAGGGCCAGCAGCAGGCGGGAGGTAAGAAGAAGGCGGAAGGCGGCGGAGGCGGCGGTCGCCCCGGGGCTCCGGCGGCGG GAGACggcaaaacagaacagaaaggcGGAGATAAAAAGAGAGGTGTTAAAAGACCTCGAGAAGATCATGGCCGTGGCTATTTTGAGTACATTGAAGAGAACAAGTATAGCAG AGCCAAATCTCCTCAGCCACCTGTTGAAGAAGAAGATGAACACTTCGACGACACAGTGGTTTGTCTTGATACTT ATAATTGtgatctacattttaaaatatcaagagaTCGCCTCAGTGCTTCTTCCCTTACCATGGagagttttgcttttctttgggctggaggaagggcaTCTTATGGTGTGTCAAAAGGCAAAGTCTGTTTTGAGATGAAG GTTACAGAGAAGATCCCAGTGAGGCATTTATATACGAAAGATATTGATATACATGAAGTTCGGATTGGGTGGTCACTAACCACAAGTGGAATGTTGCTTG GTGAAGAAGAATTTTCTTATGGGTATTCtctaaaaggaataaaaacatgCAACTGTGAGACTGAAGATTATGGAGAGAAGTTTGATGAAAATGATGTGATTACGTGTTTTGCT AATTTTGAAAGTGATGAAGTAGAACTCTCTTACGCAAAGAATGGACAAGATCTTGGCGTTGCCTTCAAAATCAGTAAGGAAGTTCTTGCTGGACGACCACTCTTCCCACATGTTCTGTGCCACAACTGTGCAGTTGAATTTAATTTTGGTCAGAAGGAAAAGCCATATTTTCCAATACCTGAAGACTATACTTTTATCCAGAATGTCCCCTTGGAGGATAGAGTTAGAGGACCAAAGGGGCCTGAAGAGAAGAAAGATTGTGAA GTGGTTATGATGATTGGCTTGCCAGGAGCTGGAAAAACTACCTGGGTTACTAAACATGCAGCAGAAAATCCTGGTAAATACAACATTCTTGGAACAAACACCATAATGGATAAAATGATG gtggcAGGTTTTAAGAAGCAAATGGCAGATACTGGAAAACTGAACACACTGTTGCAGAGAGCTCCACAGTGTCTTGGAAAGTTTATTGAGATTGCTGCCCGTAAGAAGCGAAATTTCATTTTGGATCAG acaAATGTGTCTGCTGCCGcccagagaagaaaaatgtgCCTCTTTGCAGGCTTCCAACGAAAAGCTGTTGTAGTTTGCCCAAAAGATGAAGACTATAAGCaaagaacacagaagaaagcagaagtagagggaAAAGACCTACCAGAACATGCAGTTCTCAAAATGAAAG GAAACTTTACTCTGCCAGAAGTAGCTGAGTGCTTTGATGAAATAACCTATGTTGAACTTCAGAAGGAAGAAGCCCAGAAACTTTTGGAGCAATataaggaagaaagcaaaaaggcTCTTCCACCGGAAAAGAAACAGAACACAGGCTCAAAGAAGAGCAATAAAAATAAGAGTGGCAAGAACCAGTTTAACAGAGGCGGTGGCCATAGAGGACGTGGTGGATTCAATATGCGTGGTGGAAATTTCAGAGGAGGAG CTCCTGGGAATCGAGGTGGATATAACAGGAGGGGCAGTATGCCGCAGAGAGGAGGCGGTGGCGGCGGCAGTGGTGGCATTGGCTATCCGTACCCTCGCGGCCCTGTCTTTCCCAGCCGCGGTGGCTACTCAAACAGAGggaactacaacagagggggaatGCCTAACAGAGGGAACTACAACCAG aacTTCAGAGGACGAGGAAACAATCGTGGCTACAAAAATCAATCTCAGGGCTACAACCAGTGGCAGCAGGGT CAATTCTGGGGTCAGAAGCCATGGAGTCAGCATTATCACCAAGGATATTATTGA
- the HNRNPU gene encoding heterogeneous nuclear ribonucleoprotein U isoform X2 codes for MSSSPVNVKKLKVSELKEELKKRRLSDKGLKAELMERLQAALDDEEAGGRPAMEPGNGSLDLGGDSAGRSGAGLEQEAAAGGDDDEEEEEEEEEGIAALDGDQMELGEENGAAGAADSGPMEEEEAASEDENGDDQGFQEGEDELGEEEEGAGDENGHGEQQPQPPAAPQQQPQQQRGAAKEAAGKSSGPTSLFAVTVAPPGARQGQQQAGGDGKTEQKGGDKKRGVKRPREDHGRGYFEYIEENKYSRAKSPQPPVEEEDEHFDDTVVCLDTYNCDLHFKISRDRLSASSLTMESFAFLWAGGRASYGVSKGKVCFEMKVTEKIPVRHLYTKDIDIHEVRIGWSLTTSGMLLGEEEFSYGYSLKGIKTCNCETEDYGEKFDENDVITCFANFESDEVELSYAKNGQDLGVAFKISKEVLAGRPLFPHVLCHNCAVEFNFGQKEKPYFPIPEDYTFIQNVPLEDRVRGPKGPEEKKDCEVVMMIGLPGAGKTTWVTKHAAENPGKYNILGTNTIMDKMMVAGFKKQMADTGKLNTLLQRAPQCLGKFIEIAARKKRNFILDQTNVSAAAQRRKMCLFAGFQRKAVVVCPKDEDYKQRTQKKAEVEGKDLPEHAVLKMKGNFTLPEVAECFDEITYVELQKEEAQKLLEQYKEESKKALPPEKKQNTGSKKSNKNKSGKNQFNRGGGHRGRGGFNMRGGNFRGGAPGNRGGYNRRGSMPQRGGGGGGSGGIGYPYPRGPVFPSRGGYSNRGNYNRGGMPNRGNYNQNFRGRGNNRGYKNQSQGYNQWQQGQFWGQKPWSQHYHQGYY; via the exons ATGAGTTCCTCGCCTGTTAATGTGAAAAAGCTGAAGGTGTCGGAGCTGAAGGAGGAGCTCAAGAAGCGGCGCCTGTCCGACAAGGGCCTCAAGGCCGAGCTCATGGAGCGTCTCCAGGCCGCGCTGGACGACGAGGAGGCCGGGGGCCGCCCCGCCATGGAGCCCGGGAACGGCAGCCTAGACCTGGGCGGGGATTCCGCCGGGCGCTCGGGAGCAGGCCTCGAGCAGGAGGCCGCGGCTGGCGGCGACGACgacgaggaggaagaggaggaggaggaggaagggatcgCCGCCTTGGATGGCGACCAGATGGAGCTCGGGGAGGAGAACGGCGCCGCGGGGGCGGCCGACTCGGGCCcgatggaggaggaagaggccgCCTCGGAGGACGAGAACGGCGACGACCAGGGCTTCCAGGAAGGGGAGGATGAGCTCGGCGAAGAGGAAGAAGGCGCGGGCGATGAGAACGGGCACGGGGAGCAGCAGCCTCAACCGCCGGCGGCGCCGCAGCAACAACCCCAGCAGCAGCGCGGGGCCGCCAAGGAGGCCGCGGGGAAGAGCAGCGGCCCCACGTCGCTGTTCGCGGTGACGGTGGCGCCGCCCGGGGCGAGACAGGGCCAGCAGCAGGCGGGAG GAGACggcaaaacagaacagaaaggcGGAGATAAAAAGAGAGGTGTTAAAAGACCTCGAGAAGATCATGGCCGTGGCTATTTTGAGTACATTGAAGAGAACAAGTATAGCAG AGCCAAATCTCCTCAGCCACCTGTTGAAGAAGAAGATGAACACTTCGACGACACAGTGGTTTGTCTTGATACTT ATAATTGtgatctacattttaaaatatcaagagaTCGCCTCAGTGCTTCTTCCCTTACCATGGagagttttgcttttctttgggctggaggaagggcaTCTTATGGTGTGTCAAAAGGCAAAGTCTGTTTTGAGATGAAG GTTACAGAGAAGATCCCAGTGAGGCATTTATATACGAAAGATATTGATATACATGAAGTTCGGATTGGGTGGTCACTAACCACAAGTGGAATGTTGCTTG GTGAAGAAGAATTTTCTTATGGGTATTCtctaaaaggaataaaaacatgCAACTGTGAGACTGAAGATTATGGAGAGAAGTTTGATGAAAATGATGTGATTACGTGTTTTGCT AATTTTGAAAGTGATGAAGTAGAACTCTCTTACGCAAAGAATGGACAAGATCTTGGCGTTGCCTTCAAAATCAGTAAGGAAGTTCTTGCTGGACGACCACTCTTCCCACATGTTCTGTGCCACAACTGTGCAGTTGAATTTAATTTTGGTCAGAAGGAAAAGCCATATTTTCCAATACCTGAAGACTATACTTTTATCCAGAATGTCCCCTTGGAGGATAGAGTTAGAGGACCAAAGGGGCCTGAAGAGAAGAAAGATTGTGAA GTGGTTATGATGATTGGCTTGCCAGGAGCTGGAAAAACTACCTGGGTTACTAAACATGCAGCAGAAAATCCTGGTAAATACAACATTCTTGGAACAAACACCATAATGGATAAAATGATG gtggcAGGTTTTAAGAAGCAAATGGCAGATACTGGAAAACTGAACACACTGTTGCAGAGAGCTCCACAGTGTCTTGGAAAGTTTATTGAGATTGCTGCCCGTAAGAAGCGAAATTTCATTTTGGATCAG acaAATGTGTCTGCTGCCGcccagagaagaaaaatgtgCCTCTTTGCAGGCTTCCAACGAAAAGCTGTTGTAGTTTGCCCAAAAGATGAAGACTATAAGCaaagaacacagaagaaagcagaagtagagggaAAAGACCTACCAGAACATGCAGTTCTCAAAATGAAAG GAAACTTTACTCTGCCAGAAGTAGCTGAGTGCTTTGATGAAATAACCTATGTTGAACTTCAGAAGGAAGAAGCCCAGAAACTTTTGGAGCAATataaggaagaaagcaaaaaggcTCTTCCACCGGAAAAGAAACAGAACACAGGCTCAAAGAAGAGCAATAAAAATAAGAGTGGCAAGAACCAGTTTAACAGAGGCGGTGGCCATAGAGGACGTGGTGGATTCAATATGCGTGGTGGAAATTTCAGAGGAGGAG CTCCTGGGAATCGAGGTGGATATAACAGGAGGGGCAGTATGCCGCAGAGAGGAGGCGGTGGCGGCGGCAGTGGTGGCATTGGCTATCCGTACCCTCGCGGCCCTGTCTTTCCCAGCCGCGGTGGCTACTCAAACAGAGggaactacaacagagggggaatGCCTAACAGAGGGAACTACAACCAG aacTTCAGAGGACGAGGAAACAATCGTGGCTACAAAAATCAATCTCAGGGCTACAACCAGTGGCAGCAGGGT CAATTCTGGGGTCAGAAGCCATGGAGTCAGCATTATCACCAAGGATATTATTGA